From Methylobacterium oryzae:
CACCGTCACGGGCGTCACGGGCGCGGTGAAGGCCTGGGTCCATTGACCCGGAAAGTCAGTCAGCACTGACTTAACACAAGAGAGAGGAAGCTATGTCCCTGTCCCCGTCCGCCGTCTGGTCCTGGCTCAAGGCTCAGTTCGCGAAGGTCCCGCTCGCCGTTCAGCTCCGCGACGACTGGGTGAACCTCATCAAGAAGACCTGGAGCGTCCGGTTCTCGCTGCTCGCGTCGCTGCTCGCCGCCATCCAGCTCGGCATGCAGGCGCTGCTGGAGAACCCGCCGATCGACAACAAGGTCTTCGTCGCCCTCTACATCCTGGTCAGCGCGGCCGCCGGCTACTCGCGCCTCGTGACGCAGGACGGGATCACCCCGTCCTCGGTCTCGGGCGGCGAGCAGTGAGCCGCCTGACGAAGCGCACCGTGCTCGGTGGTCTGGTCGCCACGGCCCTCGGGGTCGCGGCGATCAGCCAGGTGGGCACCGAGGAGGGTCTGCGGCTGCGGACCTACAAGGACACGGTCGGGGTCAACACCTACTGCTACGGTGAGACCAAGGGCGCCGTGTGGGGCGCGACCTACACCAAGGCGCAGTGCGACGCGCTGCTGCTCAAGCGGATCGACGAGTTCGCCAACAAGGTCGAGAGCTGCGTCAAGCAGCCGATGACGGACAAGACGGAGATCGCCTTCGTCTCGTTCGCCTACAACATCGGGCAGGCCGGCTTCTGCAAGTCGACCACCGTCCGGCTCTACAACCAGGGCCGCAAGGTCGAAGCCTGCAACGCCATGATGGCGTGGACGAAGCAGAAGGAACTGATCGGGCGGCGCACGCGCGAGAAGAACCTCTGCCTCGAGGGGGTGAAATGAGCAGCCTGCTCCTCACCCTCGCCAACGGCTGGACCGCCTTCTCGATCCTCGCGACGCTCTCGGGCATCGCGGGGATCGCGCTCATCGCGCTCGCGGTATTCGGCACGACCTTCCTGCCGAGCTTCATCAAGCAGCCGCTCATCATCGCCGGCATCTGCCTGATCGTGGGCGGCGCCCTCTACCAGGCCGGGCAGGCGAAGGGCGCGCACCTCGCCTTCGAGCAGGAGGCCAGCCGCGCGCTCGACGCCGAGACCAAGCGGGCCGACCTCGCGGAGGCCCAGAACAAGCAGGAGGCGGCGCAGGCCGCGAAGGACCTCGCCGCCGAGAAGGCGGACAACGCCAAGCTGAAGGAGCTGAACGATGTTCTGGCCAAGGACAAGGACCGTGATCGCGAGTGCGTTGATGGCGACGTCGCTCGGCGCCTGCGTAACCTCTAACGCGCCGGCCCCGCTCACCGGGACCAGCATCCGCGTGACGCTGCCGGCGGCGCCCGATGGCGTCCAGGGCTGCCTCGCGCGGGCCTTCCCCGACATCCCGGACCGGGCCCTCTCCAAGGCCGACGTGGTGCGGATCATCGGGGAGGCAAAGGTCCTCGACCGGGCCAAGACCGCCTGCGGTCAGCGCGCCGTGGACTGGATCAACGCCGTGCGCCGGGATTATGCCCGGTAGCCAAGACTTCCCGGTGCCATCGGCCTGTATTTAGATGTTAGTATTAGACTACTACTGATTATCTACATACAGGGCGATGGCGTTGGGCATCCGGGACGAACAAGCGCTCTCGGGCCTCTGGATCGCCGGCTCCTCTCGGGTTATGATAAGTCACCACTGACTTACCGATGCCGGCTCTGCCCGGCCACAGGAGCCCCGAATGGCCGGCAAGAGCACCTACCTCGAGAACGCCCTCCTCAACTGGCTGCGCGGCACCGCCTTCCCGGCCCCGCCCGCTGGCCTGTTCATCGCCCTGTTCAACGGCGACCCGACCGACGCCGGCACCGGCGGCCAGGAGGTCACGACCGCGGTCCGTCCCGACGGGCGCGTCGCTGCGCCGTTCGGCGAGCCGGCCAACAAGACCATCTCCAACTCGGCCATCGTGGACTTCGGCAACGCCGCGGGCGGCACCGACGTGACCCACTTCGCCGTGTTCTCGGCCGCGGCCGGCGGCACCATGCTGGAGTCGGCCCCGCTGACCGGCGGCAAGCAGACGATCAACGCCGGCAACCCGGTGAGCTTCCCGGTCGGCGCCCTCGCCATCACCGAAGACTAAGGTCTCCGGCCCGTGCTTCCCAGCGCCTACACGGCTGCCGCAAGCCGTCGCTACTACGGTGGCGACCGCTTTGCGCTGTCCGGGTCCGCGCTGGGCCGGGCGAGCCTCACAGGCCGCCTCTCGATCACGAGCCGGGCCGACAACCTCGCGGGCGTCGCCGCCGGCCGCACCAGCATCCGGGCGAACCTCTCGACCATCGCGCCGCTGCACGGGACCGCCTCGGGCCGCAGCACGATCACCGGCCGCCTCCGGTCCTCGCTCAGCGACGACATGCACGGCCAGGTCGCGGGCCGCGCGAGCGTCACCGGGCAGCTCGTCGTCGGCAAGCGCCTGGTCGGCTGGGTCTCGGCCCGGGCGAGCGGGGAGGGGACGCTCCAGATCGGCAAGCCGCTCCGCGCAGCGGCCGCCGGCAAGAGCGGGGTCTCGGGCGTCCCGAGCATCGGGCGACAGCTCGCGGGCGAGACCGCCCAGGGCGCCGGTTCCGCGACGGGCCGGCTCCTGGTCGAGAAGCTGCTCGCCGGCACGATCGTCGGCACCGGATCGGCCGCGGGCGAGATCCGGACCGACAGCGCGCTCGAGGGCACGCTGCGCGGCTCCAGCACGGCCGCCGGCGCCCTGGCAGTGGCCAAGCCCCTCGCGGGGGCGACGCACGGCTCTACGAGCCCCGCAGGCGGCTTGCGGGTGGCGAAGGTTCTGGGCGGCCGCCCCGCGGGCGCGGGCAGCCTGACGGGCCACGAGATCATCGCGAAGGCGCTGAAGGGCAGGGCGGACGGCATGGCGACCGTCACCGGCCAGCTCGGCGCCCTGGCAACCTACCGGCTCACCGAGGACGGCGTGCTGCGCCTGACCGAGGCCGGCGACCTTCAGCAGGTCGAGAACGACGACGGCAACTAGGCTCCAGGCAGAGGATCGAACGGTGGCAAACCGCAAGGCGAGTGAGGAGCCGCAGGCAACAGCCCTGGGCTCGGCGGACTTCTGGGCCGCGGTCCAGAGTGGCCGGGACGTGCAGATCAGCGTGGCCGACATCCTGGCCTACCTGCGCACCGTCCTGGTCGCGGCCGACGTCACCGACCTGGCCGGCAAGCTCCAGGCGATCGCCGACACGGCTGCCGGCGACACGGCCGCGGCCAAGGCCGCCATCGAGGCCGAGCTCGGCACGGCCGCCAAGCTCGCAGCGGGCACGGGCGCCGGCCAGGTGCCCGTGCTGGACGCCAACTCGAAGCTCGACGCCTCGATCATCCCGGCGGTGGCGATCACCGACACCTTCCCGGTGGCGTCCGAGGCCGAGATGCTCGCGCTCACGGCCGAGCGCGGCGACATCGCGATCCGGTCCGACCTCAACAAGTGCTTCGTCCTGAAGGTCGAGCCGGCGACGACGCTCGCCAACTGGAAGGAGCTGCTGACGCCGACCGACGCCGTGCTCTCGGTGGCCGGGCTCAAGGGCGCGATCACGGCCGCGGCCCTGAAGACGGCACTGGCCATTGCGGTCGCCGACGTGTCCGGCCTCCAGAGCGCGCTCGCCAGCGTGCGCTCGGACTTCGCCTCGGCCGACACCGCGATCCGCTCGGACATGGCGACGGCGCTCGACGCCAAGTTCGACAAGGCCGGCGGCACGATCGCGGGTGACACCGATTTCGGCACGCGCCCCACGGTGAAGGGCAAGGCCGTCTGGGACGCCGGCAACTTCGACCCGAGCTCCAAGGCTGGGCTGGGCGGCGCCGCCTTCACGGGCGCGATCAGCGCGCCGTCGGTCTCCTCGGCGTCCGGCGCCTTCGACGCGCTCACGGTCGGCAACAAGGCGGTCTGGCACGCGGGCAACTTCGACCCCAGCACCAAGGCCAGCCTGAACTCCAGCGTCAGCTTCTCGGCGCTCACGGTCTCGGGTGCGACCTCGGTCGCCGACCTCTCGGCCAGCGGCACCGGCACGTTCGCGGCCCTGAAGGTCGGCACCAGCGCGGTCTGGCACGCGGGGAACTTTGACCCCTCGACCAAGGCCAACCTCGCCAGCCCGGCCTTCACCGGCGAGGTCACGGCGCCCAAGGTCACGGTGGCCGGCGCCGGCTCGTTCGGCTCGCTCTCGGTCCAGAACCGCCCGAGCTGGGGCGGCCTGACCCCGTGGGACAGCGGCAACTTCGACCCCTCGACCAAGGCGACGCTCGGCGGCGATGCCGGCTTCGCGTCGCTGGCCGTGGGCGGCAAGGCCGTGTGGCACGCTGGGAACTTCGACCCGGCCACCAAGGCGACCCTGGGCGGCGCGGCGAGCTTCGCCTCGCTGGCTGTCTCCGCGCGCCCGACCTGGGCGAACCTGACGCCCTGGGACAACGGGAACTTCGACCCGAACAGCAAGGCGACGCTGGGCGCAGGCGCGAACTTCGCCGGCATCAGCCTCTCGGGCCGGCAGACCTACATCTACGCCGACGGCAACACGGACGACTTCGTGGTTCGCACCGGCGCGGCGGACGCCTACCGCTACACGGTGATCGGCGCCGACGGCTCGTTCACGTCCCCGGGCCAGATCGCGGGCTCGCTCCTGCGCGCCACGGGCGGCGGCGCCGCGCTTCAGCTCGACGACCGGGCCGGCGGCACGGCCGCGACGCTCTACCAGAACGCCAACGTGTTCGGCCTCTTCATGGGCGCCGACGTGTTCCGCGTGGGCAAGGACGGCTCGGTCTGGTCGTCGGCGATCGGCGACTTCGCCAGCGCGCTGCGCAACGCCGGCCCGGACATCTCGGGCAAGTTCGACAAGGTCGGCGGCCAGCTCACGGGCGACATCACGCTTGCGAAGGCGAACCCGCGGATCACCTTCGCCTACACGGGTGGCTTCCAGGCTTACTGGCGCCTCGAGGCAGACGGCTACGTCTACTGGCGGAATGCGGCCGACGACTCGATCATCTTCTGGATCGGGCCGGGCGGTGACTTCGGCTCGAAGCAGTTCGGCACCGGCCCCGCGAACGGCTCCCTGAACCAGCGCATCGAGGACCGGGCGACTGCCTGGGCCCGCTACTACAACTCGATCAAGAACGTCCGCCTCGTGAAGGCCGGCGACAAGACCGCCGTGGACCTGCTGAACGCCACCGGCAACGCCAACGGCACGATCTACGAGCCCTTCGCCGGCGCCGTCGTCACCGGCCTGGCCGCCGACAACTCCTGGAAGCTGCTGAGCAACGCCCGCTGGCGCTACGTCCAGGTCACGGACCCGGACCAGAACTGGGTCACGGTCGCCTACATCAACTGATCCCGAGAAGAAGCCATGTCCTACTCAGTCATCGACCACGGCGCGTTCGAGATCTACCAGCCGACCGAGCCGCCGGATGGCATGTTCGTGCCGCCCGGCACCCTGTTCAGCCGCCGCATCAGCGACGGCCTGGACTGGTATAGCTTCTCGCGGAAGGCCGAGAACTGGACCGAGGGCACGGTCCGGGCGATCCTGGTGTCGACGCCGGCCGGCGACATGGTGCTGTCCGCGGTGCGCGACGAGCACGCGATGTTCCCGGGCAACGGGCGCGTGGTCGAGATCAGCGGCGTCGACCTCGACATCGTCGACGTGGACAGCCTGTTCGCCAACAAGGTCTGCAACCTGGCGACCGGCGAGTTCGTCGATCCGCCCAAGCCGCCCGTCACGAAGGTCTCGGCCGCCCAGGCGGTGACGGCGCTGTTCAACCGCGGGCTGCTGCCCCTGGTCGAGAGCATCGCGCTCAACCACCCCTACCCGCCAGTGAAGATCTTCTTCCAGCGAGCCAACGACTGGGAGATCGCCAACCCCTACGTGCAGGCGATCGGCCTCGAGCTCGGGATGGACGCCACCCAGCTCCAGGTCCTGTTCGACGACGCGGCGAAGATCGTCTGATGCGCCGGATCATCGACAGCTTCCGCTACACGGGGCAGCCCTCGTTGGCGTGGCCGGCCTGGCTCGTGTTCCGCAACTACGCCCGGAGTAGCGACGGCGGCTTGCTCATCATCCACGGCTTCGACTCCGAGCTGCGGGTCCTGCCCGGGCAGACGCTCGCACTGACGGCTACTCAGGAGATCGCGCTCCTGGCCGAATGATCGCTTGCGTCCCGAAGTAAGTCAGTGCTTACTTATGTGCGCTCGCTCTCTTTCCCCACCGACCCTGGAGTCGACATGAGCACCGCGACTAACACCGCCGAGAAGGCGATCCGCCGTAAGCAGCGCCGCGACGCCAAGCGTCAGGGGAAGGGCACTCAGCACGGTCCGCTTCTTCAACTCGTCGCCGAGAACCGGCGCCCGCAGGCGCCGGCCAAGCCCCGGCAGGCACCCGTGAAGCCGCTCAACGCCGCCCAGGCGCGCTTCGACGTCTCGATGAGCTCCAACACGCTCACGATCGCCCTGGGCTCGGCCGGCACCGGCAAGACCTGGTTCGCCGCCGCCCGCATGGCCGAGCGCCTGCGCGACGGCGAGATCGAGCGGGTGGTCATCACCCGGCCTGCGGTCGAGGCCGGCGAGAGCCTCGGCTTCCTGCCCGGCGAGCTGGACGAGAAGTTCGAGCCCTACTTTCGGCCGGTGCGCGAGGCGTTCGAGGACGTCCTGGGCAAGGGCTTCACCGAATACCTCATCAAGGAAGGGCGGATCGAGGCGCGCCCGCTGGCGCTGCTGCGCGGCTCTACACTCAAGGACGCCGACGTGCTGCTCGACGAGGCGCAGAACACCACGCCCGGCCAGATGAAGATGTTCCTCACCCGCATCGGCGAGGGCACCCGCGTGGTGGTCAACGGCGACCCGGCCCAGAAGGACATCCCCGGGCCGTCAGGGCTCATGGACGCCGTCTCGCGCCTGGAGCGCGTGCGCAGCGTCGGGGTCATCCGGTTCGGCCGCGAGGACGTCGTGCGCTCGGGCTTCTGCCAGGACGTGCTGGCCGCGTATGAAAATCCAGTTGCGGATGAACCGGCACCCGACAACGATGACGGCAACGACTATACTCAGGGCCTGAAGAGGACCCTCGGAATTGTCGACGCGGCTTAGTGGCATCTACGCCATCATCCATCACGAAAGCGGGCGGCACTACATCGGGAGTGCCGTCCACATCACGCGACGCTGGTCCGTGCATCGCGCCTACCTCGCCCGGGGCTCGCACCAGAACTCCTACTTCCAGCGGGCCTGGGACAAGCACGGCAAGGAGGCCTTCGGCTTCTTCGTCCTCGAGCTCGTGGAGCCCGAGCGGCTGATCGAGGTCGAGCAGGAGTGGATCGACCGGCTCTGGGCCAAGGGCCTCTACAATCGGCGCCGCGACGCGGCCTCGAACCTCGGCGTGAAGCACCGACCCGAGTCCATCGCCAAGATGCGCGCGGCCGCCAAGGGGAGGGTGCTCTCTGAGGCTGCGCTCGCCGCCCAGAAGGTCGTCATCGCCACGCGCGAGCACACGGCGGCCGAGAAGGCTGCCAGGGTGGCTCACCACCGCGGAGCCCGGCGCAGCGCGGAGAGTATCGAGCGGATCCGCCAGTCGGCCCTGAAGCGCTCGTCAGCGCATCTGGCGGCCATCGCAGCCTCGCTGTCTCGGACCTACGTCGTGACGGCCCCGGACGGCCAGAGGCGCCTGGTCACGAACCTCAAGGCTTTCTGCCGGGAGAACGACCTCTCGCAGGGGCATCTCTCGGCTGTCGCGCGCGGCGAGCGCCGTCATCACAAGGGTTGGATGGCTGCCCCAGCTCACCTATCACCACCGTAACTGCTAAGGATTAGAAGCGGACCCCAACGCTTGAGGGCCATGATGCTGAAATCGGCCATTAGGACGCTAGCAATCGCGGTCCTCGCAGGCGCACTGTTCTTCACCGCGTTCTTCTACGTCATAGCGCACGCTGGCTTGAACAAGCGTGGCTGTGACGTAGGATTGTTCATGACTACCTGTATTGAGTGACCATCCGCTAAGGGCCGGTGGCCGCCGATCCGGTCAACGACGACGAGCCCGACCACGCCGGCCTGCGGCGCTTCATCGGCGCTGACGCCTAGGTCAGAAGACCCGACGCTGCGCGACTATAGCGTGAGCAGCACAGCAACGCGCCCGGCCTCGGGCAGCTCACGCGAAGGTCGACGATGACACCGGGACAAGACACGACAGGGGAGGGGGAGCAGATCGTCTTCGGGACAGACCTCCCCCTCGAGGCCTGCCACGACATCATGCACGCGCTGCCCGACGAATGGGTCGAGCCCGAGCGCTGGCTCATGGCCTCGAAGTGGTTCGACTACCGCTTCATGCACCCGGTCCACGCGACCTACCTGTTCACGGACGCCTACCGCCGGGTCTACCGGCAGATGTATGCCTCGACCTTCGACCGGGCCAAGGCCGACTACGTGAAGGGGATCAAGGCCGAGGATCCGTTCGACCTGGCCAAGCGCAACACCGACCGGGCCGGCCTGTGGAAGGCGCGCCAGATGGCCGACGGGCTGTGCATGCCCTACGACCTCTACATCGGCATCGCGATGCACTGGTCCCTGCGCAAGTGCCGCAAGGAATACCTGCCGCGACCGACCCACCTCTATAACTTCGACCTGCTGACCGCGGTTTCAGACACTTGGAACGATCGGCAGAGCGGCATCCTCTACGTGGCCAAGGACGAGCGCTTCAAGAACGAGCGCTACCAGGCCTCGCCGATCCAGGACGCGCACCACGAGTGGCTGCTCGCCCAGGTGTCGAAGCGCTCCAACATCGTCCACGCCCTCAAGGGCCTGATCTACGACGAGCAGGTGCTCCCGGAGGAGAAGGCCCGCGCGCGCTGGGGCGACGTGGTGATGTCGCGGATCGACGACGTCCGCTGAGAAACCCTGACCTGCGCTCGCTATAGTCGACGCGACGCAACACAACACGAGCGAGAGAACACGCGATGAAGCCCCAGAACCGCCCCGTGATCGAGCGTCGCGGCCCGGGCGCGCCCCGGCAGCCGATGAAGCCGCGCGCCTGGAACCACCAGGACGAGCTGAAGGCCGGCGTCGGCCGGGACGTCACCCTGGCTCTCCTGGACGGCACGACCCGGCGCGGGAAGCTCGTCGCCGCCGACCAGTTCACCATCAAGGCTGCGATCGGAAATCAGTCAGCACTGACTTTCTTTAAGGGCAACCTGCTCGGCTACTGCCTCGAGGACTGATCCATGACCGCGCACGTCACGGTCGAGGAAGACGACGCGGTCCCCGCGAACCCGGGCGCCTTCCAGTTCGACGCCGAGTTTCAGACCAAGGTCGCCGCGCTCCAGGTGCGCGACCCGGTCTTCGCGCAGCGCACGGATGGGCTGATCCAGCCCTTCTACTTCGTCAACGAGGCCGAAGCCGTCCTGGTCAAGCTGACCGGGGAATACTTCGCCAAGTATAAAATGCTGCCCGACAAGGTCACACTTGTCAGGCTGATCGCCAATGGCATCGCGAACAAGTCCAT
This genomic window contains:
- a CDS encoding PhoH family protein, producing MSTATNTAEKAIRRKQRRDAKRQGKGTQHGPLLQLVAENRRPQAPAKPRQAPVKPLNAAQARFDVSMSSNTLTIALGSAGTGKTWFAAARMAERLRDGEIERVVITRPAVEAGESLGFLPGELDEKFEPYFRPVREAFEDVLGKGFTEYLIKEGRIEARPLALLRGSTLKDADVLLDEAQNTTPGQMKMFLTRIGEGTRVVVNGDPAQKDIPGPSGLMDAVSRLERVRSVGVIRFGREDVVRSGFCQDVLAAYENPVADEPAPDNDDGNDYTQGLKRTLGIVDAA
- a CDS encoding phage tail fiber protein — translated: MAGKSTYLENALLNWLRGTAFPAPPAGLFIALFNGDPTDAGTGGQEVTTAVRPDGRVAAPFGEPANKTISNSAIVDFGNAAGGTDVTHFAVFSAAAGGTMLESAPLTGGKQTINAGNPVSFPVGALAITED
- a CDS encoding lysozyme; amino-acid sequence: MSRLTKRTVLGGLVATALGVAAISQVGTEEGLRLRTYKDTVGVNTYCYGETKGAVWGATYTKAQCDALLLKRIDEFANKVESCVKQPMTDKTEIAFVSFAYNIGQAGFCKSTTVRLYNQGRKVEACNAMMAWTKQKELIGRRTREKNLCLEGVK
- a CDS encoding GIY-YIG nuclease family protein, which translates into the protein MSTRLSGIYAIIHHESGRHYIGSAVHITRRWSVHRAYLARGSHQNSYFQRAWDKHGKEAFGFFVLELVEPERLIEVEQEWIDRLWAKGLYNRRRDAASNLGVKHRPESIAKMRAAAKGRVLSEAALAAQKVVIATREHTAAEKAARVAHHRGARRSAESIERIRQSALKRSSAHLAAIAASLSRTYVVTAPDGQRRLVTNLKAFCRENDLSQGHLSAVARGERRHHKGWMAAPAHLSPP